From the genome of Monomorium pharaonis isolate MP-MQ-018 chromosome 1, ASM1337386v2, whole genome shotgun sequence:
ATAGTACAGTTAACCAAACGGTGTAGTTATAAGCTGTAAAATCTTGTTATGATAACCAGAAATTCTGTTTCGTTTATGTTCGCGCGAGAATCGAGCGAATGCGATCGATAGCGCGAGATGCCGGCACCGCTCAGTAATGAGCGCGGAGTGCTCGTTACGCGAATCCGTGAATCCGCTGGAGGACTGGGCGAGTGCACAGAGAAATAATTGACAGATTACTCAGACTTGTACTGAcaagaaaatgtatttgtttgaTTCACACATCAATTCCACCATATAATTAACGTTGCGCAGACCCGGAGGAGCGACGGAGTAACTAGACGTGCGGAGATCTTCGTGGTGAATACGTTATCGAAATGCTGTTCGTCGGCGCGACGGAGATCTGGCCGAGCGTAAGCCGGTACGCCCCGTCGGATCGGAGATCTTGACCGAGGGCGCCGCACTGAGATCCGCGAAGCGTACGTACTCTCGCGAGCGAATCACCCGTCGATCCTCCTAATCTTTGCGTCACACATTAAACGTCACAAACAAAGCGATTAACCCGCACTAATGATCAGGCGAGTGATCAGTGTTCCTTAACGACACGTCGAACGGCGAGCCGCACGATCGAGAAAAAACGAGAGCGAAAGTTTGAGAGGCGAGAGCGTTTGCAGAAAACATTCTGAACGTCGCTCAGCAAGCGATCGCTCCAAAGACTCTCCCTCATAACAGGAGGGAGTGTAGCATGTAGGAAATACATGCAGCATCCCACGATCACGACTCGATCATGCAGCGCCGACGCGTCCGCGGAGCTCGAGCATCACGGCTCGCAACAATCGAAATATTGGTATACGATCGCACTCCACTGGCACGACGCTTTACCAACGATAAACAAAAGATGATGGAAATCATATGTTGTAGAACTCGAATATTCTCCCCGAATCTCGAATTCCAAACATACCGGCCGCCTTGAAACGCACGTTTCAAAATGATGCTTAATTATTCGCTCCGCAATACAATACAGATTCAAATTCGAGACGAACATAACATATTGAACAGAAGAAAGCGAAGTTGAACAAACGAATCTTAATAGTAATACGAACAGAGAATATACAGTAGCGGCGCAGCTTAAACTAAAACTAAACACTGCCAACGGTGCAATCGTCATTGCTCGGCGTCACATTCTCGATCGGTAGAAGGCATAGCTTCGTAATCGGACGCTTATACTCCGAAGTCGCGGTTCTCACGGTCACGACGCGCACTAAACCGTCGGGGCCAGGGTGAATTTGCGTGACCCGTCCGAGTTCCCATTTACACGGGGGCAACGTCGCATTGCGTAAGAGAATCATTTGtccgatttttatatttgcttgGACCTTTCGCCATTTGCCTCGCTGCTGCAGAGTGTTGAGGTAATCGCTTGTCCATACCCTCCAGAAACGCTCGGTTATGTGACGAACGAGCTGCCATCGAGACAATCGATTTTCCCTCAGATGCAACAGCGAAGGTTCAGGCGGGACGGTCAGAGCGGAGCCTATTAGAAAATGCCCCGGAGTGAGGATCTCATAATCGTCGTAGGAATCGGACAATGGAGCGACTGGACGCGAGTTCAGACATGCCtcgattttacataaaagagTGGTGAACTCTTCGAAGGAGAGAGTGTGTTCACCTAAAATGCGACGCAGATGGTGCTTCACGCTGCGGACGCCCGCTTCCCACATTCCGCCGAAATGCGGTGCAGACGGAGGAATGAAGTGCCAGGAAACACCATCAGTCgcgattttattttgaaaattgggGTCGCGCATAGCAGATTGATAAGCGGATCGAAGCTCTCTCTCAGCGCCCACGAATGTCGTTCCATTGTCCGAGTACATATCAGACGGGAGACCACGGCGAGAACAGAATCGCAAATATGCATTGAGAAATGCCGGAGTCGAGTAATCCCCGACCAACTCTAAATGGATAGCTCGCGTGGCCAAACAGATAAATAAAGCGATATAAGCTTTTCTCGCCGTTATACCGCGACCGGTTGCCGAACGCACTTTGATCGGCCCGGCATAATCAACGCCACAGTGAGAAAAGGGACGAGAAGGTACCGAGACGCGCATGGGGGGAAGGTCTCCCATTAGCTGCACGGGAATCGCGGCCCGCTCCCGACAGCATACGATACATTTATGGATTACAGCCTTGACCAGACTTCGAGCGCGAATGATCCAGAAATCATGGCGGAGGGTGCTCAGAGTGAGCTGCAAGCCCCCGTGTAAAACCCGCGAATGAGCTTGCAGGACGATGAGATGCACCAGATGGTGAGATGCGAGTAACACGGGATGTTTCACAGTATATGGGAGCGGAGCCTGGCGAAGACGGCCCCCCACGCGGAGCACCCCGTCACGATCGAGGAAAGGCCGCAGAGcggttaatttattttttggagAGATTTGATTCCCTTTACTTAACGAGCTAATCTCATCTGAAAAAAGTTCGGCTTGTATGCATTTGAGCCAAAATGTCTTGGCTGAGCGGAATTCGAGGCAGGAAAGAGATTTATTCGGAGAGGAGAGGGGAGGCGGATCGACATTAGAGCGTCGACAAGCCTTTAGAAATCTGAAGAGATATGCCGTAATGCGAACCAATCGTGGCCATGACGAGTATCGAGTAGCAAGATCCCAGCTAGCAGACGTTTCAGAATGTAAAGCAACAATTCTTTCCTCAATACCAGCATCCATGGTCTGGGAGGTAGGCTCGGAAGGCCAGTCCTCTCTTGGAGCTCGTAACCAGGAAGGTCCTTGCCACCACAGGTCATGACGGATCAGTTCGTCACCGGGCAGCCCTCGCGACGCACAGTCCGCGGGGTTATCCGAAGTCGGCACGTGATGCCACTCGGCATCAGGCAGCTGACTTTGAATCGCGTTTACTCGGTTGGCGACAAACGTTTTCCAACGCGATGGATGAGCGCGTACCCACGTCAACACGATCGTTGAGTCCGTCCAACAAACGCATGGAACGGATGGCATCGCGAGAGACTTTAACACGAAGGTCATGAGGCGAGTGAGAAGTAACGCCGCGGACAGCTCAAGGCGAGGGACGGTGAGGGGGGCAAGGGGAGCTACCTTTGATTTGCCGGCAAGCAATGAGATGGTGACGCTCCCATAATCGGAAATAACCCTCAAATACACGGAAGCCGCGTAAGCGAGGGTGGATGCATCGGCAAAACCGTGTAATTCGACATATGAGATGTTCGAATGAACGCCCGTCCACCGGGATAGTTGAAGGTCGTTTAGGAAAGAAAGTTTGGAGTAGATTGATATCCATTTGCTGAGAAGAGGCTCAGGAATGTCCTCATCCCAGGTTATGTGTAGGCGCCATAGCtgttgcatatatattttagccGAAATTGTAGCCGGAGTAACCCAGCCTAATGGATCGTAAAGTTTTGCAATGGTTGAAAGAATTGACCGTTTGCTTCGAGGGATGACCGTAAGGAGAGATACctttacttgaaaaatatcGCGAACCGGGTTCCAGACAATGCCAAGAACTTTGACTCTGTCGTCGGCTGCGATCTGTTTGTTACACGCCAAGCCGTGATCCGACGGATCAATGTCGTCAAGCAATTCCTGGGAATTGCTGGCCCATTTGCGCAACTCGAATTTGCCGGAACGCAGTAGACCGACAAGATGATCGCGAGATTGCCGAACGAACTCAATATCGTCACCGCCGAACAGGACGTCGTCGACATAGATTTGACCACGCAGGATCGGGATTGCGAGCGGAAATCGCTGTCCGTCGTCGtcgattaatttttgaagCACGCGAAGCGCGAGAAAAGGAGCGCACGTCATTCCGTAGGTGACGGTAAGCAGCTGATACTCGACAGGCTCGTTCTGTTCTCCTTTCCAGATAACACGCTGGTAGTCAACATCTCGTTGGTCGACCAAGATTTGTCGATACATTTTTGCGATATCAGCCGTGCAAACAAATTTGAAATGACGccattgtaataatatagtGGGTAGATCCGCCTGCAGTTTCGGACCAGCGAGTAAGTGATCGTTTAATGACGATCCGTTTGACGTGACACACGACGCGTTGAACACGACGCGCAGGCGCGTTGTAGCGCTATCCTCCCGAATGACTGGATGATGAGGGATGTGAACGTGCTGCTGAAGTGAGTCGAGAGGGGGTAACGCCCGTCGCATATGGCCGAGCTGTTCGTACTCACGCATGAATTTATCGTATTCCTTTTCTAATTCCGGGTGCAAACGAAAACGACGTAGCAATGTATTGTACAGACGTTCGGCAGAGCGCCGTGAACTACCGATTTCAATGGGAGGATCTCTTTTAAAAGGCAACCGAACGATATATCGGCCGTCCTGTTGACGTGAATGCGTGGCGCGAAAGTGAGACTCGCAAATATCTTCCTGTGGCGTTAGCGATGGGGATCGAGGAACTTCCTCGATCTCCCAGAATCGTTTAATCTCGCCGGCGAGAGAATCTAAAGAGGAGCAATGATGAACGGTTAGATGAGCGGAATTTCGCGAATTCGCAGAGAAATAGTCGGTATATCGCGACGCGACAGACGTTGTTTCGAGAGGCCCGGAAATAATCCAGCCAAAAATAG
Proteins encoded in this window:
- the LOC118644815 gene encoding uncharacterized protein LOC118644815 → MSEALSGQLMRQHSIERALENFKKIGRNNLTPAKIRSRAASLKDLWRAYQDGHVTLTQVIPVPTQATLDYFSKTQFDKTEEVYNATLDYMMDCLEDLEPVVSQHNQSNETVHSIHDASSLSLMHLPSIDMPPFDGNYADWETFRDRFTSLIIQNKDLTDFSRMHFLASALKGRARESIASLAITANNFKIAWRTLSGRYESKRRLLSFHLSALLDLPPVTRESATELQLLCDKVNIAISSLQKLDRTPSELWDDFLVYLTSKKLDSNTRKAWTLHTNQAASPSTFEVLSRFLDSRIRALEECQQNPNSKATTKSASSARVHVATASDSATLTCPLCKSRHFINACPQFTAKNACQRRELVKRFKRCFNCLSTRHSASECPSKYSCRLCDKKHHTTLHIESETSSGPATVTSQTAQASPSVEHADEINSLLTSAKPGMTAQVLLATAWVNLKVASGRSATVRALLDQGSEATFISENVAQLLRAKRIRMPVSISAVGGTRVGTVQHAASVIISPRVSNTPALETTALILPSLTSYAPKRVSEPYCLAHLADLSWADSKPTSSDPIQIIIGADLYGDIIQAGVRKGKTGQPFAQNSIFGWIISGPLETTSVASRYTDYFSANSRNSAHLTVHHCSSLDSLAGEIKRFWEIEEVPRSPSLTPQEDICESHFRATHSRQQDGRYIVRLPFKRDPPIEIGSSRRSAERLYNTLLRRFRLHPELEKEYDKFMREYEQLGHMRRALPPLDSLQQHVHIPHHPVIREDSATTRLRVVFNASCVTSNGSSLNDHLLAGPKLQADLPTILLQWRHFKFVCTADIAKMYRQILVDQRDVDYQRVIWKGEQNEPVEYQLLTVTYGMTCAPFLALRVLQKLIDDDGQRFPLAIPILRGQIYVDDVLFGGDDIEFVRQSRDHLVGLLRSGKFELRKWASNSQELLDDIDPSDHGLACNKQIAADDRVKVLGIVWNPVRDIFQVKVSLLTVIPRSKRSILSTIAKLYDPLGWVTPATISAKIYMQQLWRLHITWDEDIPEPLLSKWISIYSKLSFLNDLQLSRWTGVHSNISYVELHGFADASTLAYAASVYLRVISDYGSVTISLLAGKSKVAPLAPLTVPRLELSAALLLTRLMTFVLKSLAMPSVPCVCWTDSTIVLTWVRAHPSRWKTFVANRVNAIQSQLPDAEWHHVPTSDNPADCASRGLPGDELIRHDLWWQGPSWLRAPREDWPSEPTSQTMDAGIEERIVALHSETSASWDLATRYSSWPRLVRITAYLFRFLKACRRSNVDPPPLSSPNKSLSCLEFRSAKTFWLKCIQAELFSDEISSLSKGNQISPKNKLTALRPFLDRDGVLRVGGRLRQAPLPYTVKHPVLLASHHLVHLIVLQAHSRVLHGGLQLTLSTLRHDFWIIRARSLVKAVIHKCIVCCRERAAIPVQLMGDLPPMRVSVPSRPFSHCGVDYAGPIKVRSATGRGITARKAYIALFICLATRAIHLELVGDYSTPAFLNAYLRFCSRRGLPSDMYSDNGTTFVGAERELRSAYQSAMRDPNFQNKIATDGVSWHFIPPSAPHFGGMWEAGVRSVKHHLRRILGEHTLSFEEFTTLLCKIEACLNSRPVAPLSDSYDDYEILTPGHFLIGSALTVPPEPSLLHLRENRLSRWQLVRHITERFWRVWTSDYLNTLQQRGKWRKVQANIKIGQMILLRNATLPPCKWELGRVTQIHPGPDGLVRVVTVRTATSEYKRPITKLCLLPIENVTPSNDDCTVGSV